Within Streptomyces antibioticus, the genomic segment CGGTGGCTTGGATGCCGGAGCCGACCACCACCGCCACCAGCAGCGCGGTGCCGATCGCCTCGGCGGCGGCGCGGCGGCCGAGGGAGGCGTTCACGCGTCGGCTCTGGCGGGCTGCGTGGAGGTGGTCAGGAACGCGGCGAGTCCGTCGAGTACGCCGGGCAGCACCCAGTAGTAGACCCAGGTGCCGCGGCGCTCGCAGTCGATCAGCCCTGCCTGGCGGAGAAGCTTGAGGTGGTGGGAGATCGTCGGCTGGGACAGTTCGAAGGCAGGCGTCAGCTCGCAGACGCACACCTCACCGCCCTGGCCGCGCGACGCGATCATCGACATCAGCCGCAGCCGGACCGGGTCCCCGAGGGCCTTGAAGACCTTCGCCAGGTCGGCGGCCTGGGTCTCGTCCAGGGGCGCGGCGGACAGACCGGGGCAGCAGGCGGCGTCCTGGCCGATCACCTCGAGCTCTTGTTTTGACATGCCTCTATGTTGACGTTTTTCGATTCAAGGCGCAAGGTTGTATCGATGAATGTCGATGCAGGCCGCCGTTCCGGAGGCCCGCTACGCCCCGTGGCCTTGGGAGTGAGCAGGACATGAACCAGCCGAACACCACCACCGACCTGCGTGAGACCGTCCGCCAGCGGTACGCGGCGGCAGCCGTGAAGGTCGCCGAGGGCAGCAGTGGCTGTTGCGGGCCCGAGCCGGTCGAGGACGACGACAACTTCGGCTCCACCCTCTACGCCGCCGACGACCGTGCCGTTCTCCCGGCCGAGGCCGTCGCCGCCTCGCTCGGCTGCGGCAACCCCACGGCTGTTGCGGACCTGCGTGCGGGCGAGGTCGTCCTCGATCTCGGCTCCGGAGGCGGTATCGACGTCCTGCTCTCTGCCCGACGCGTCGGCCCCACCGGCAAGGCGTACGGGCTGGACATGACCGACGAGATGCTCGCCCTGGCCCTCGCCAACGCGGCGAAGGCCGGCGCCACGAACGTGGAGTTCCTCAAGGGCACCATCGAGGCGATCCCGCTCCCCGCGAACACGGTCGACGTCGTCATCTCCAACTGCGTCATCAACCTGTCCACCGACAAGCCCGCCGTCTTCGCCGAGACCTACCGCGTGCTGAAGCCCGGCGGACGGTTCGGCGTCTCGGACGTCGTCGCCGACGACACCCTCACCCCCGACCAGCGGGCCGAACGCGGCGACTACGTCGGCTGCATCGCCGGTGCCCTCTCCTTCGCCGAGTACCGTGCCGGTCTGGAGGCGGCCGGCTTCACGGACGTCGAGATCACCCCGACCCACGCGGTCGCCGACGGCATGCACTCGGCCATCATCCGCGCCGCCAAGCCTGCAGCCGCCACCGGGACGGACACCCTTACGACGACTGCCGCGGACGATGCCTGCTGCGGCGTCACCGCCTGCTGCACCCCGGCCGAGCAGGCGACGGACCCGTCCGCCACCGTGAGCGAGGCCAAGAGCGCCGCGGGGTGCGCCTGCCAGAGCTGACATCGCTCCACCCTCGAGCTCGATATTTCGAGTCGGCTCCGGCCCAAGATCGGGGGATGGGTCTGAACGTAGTCGTCGGCGTGCTTGGCAATGCCGAGGACAACCACACCTCGATGGTCCGCGCCGAACTCGTCGCGATCGGCAAGCTGCTGGAGCGTGCGGGAGCGCCGCAGTGGGCTGAGCCCGAACTCGATGATGGGGAGGGCGCGGACTTCGAGGCGTGGGGCTGTGCGGGCTTGCACACCGTTGGCCGTCTTGCTGTTCGCCTTGCGGCGAGCGAGCGCCTGCCCAAGAAGGCGCGGGGCGGATATCGGCTTCGCCCGCGCTCGGCCTCGTGGAACCATCAAGCGATGACCGAAACGAGCAGAGACGACGGCCACACCTTCCGGCGGGAAATCGAGCGGGTCGTCAATGAGATCGCCCAGGGGCTCCGTACGTTGGACGACGGTTCGGGCTGGTTCTCCGGCCTCGCCCCGACACGTCGTCAGGAGGTGCTGCAGGAGGTCGCCGGTTATGCGATGCAGGCACACATCACCTCTGCGGACGGCCGGGCGGGCGTGGCGAAGTCCGGTGTGAAGCCCACGGCCAACCCCTCGGTGATGATCTGCATGGACCCGCCCCGCTACGGGTTCGCGAGCCTTCCCGCCAACGAACATGTGAAGGCGTTCCGTGTCCTCGTCTCCGTGTTCACCGTCGCCGACACGCGCCGCCGCGAGACGTACTGCAAAGGCACCTGCGGACACGCGTGGCACAACCTGCCAGCAGAAAACGTGCAGCCGTAGCACTCGCCACACCCCCGACCGGGCCAGTCATCCGGCAGGGGCCCGCCCTCTTCGCGTCCTCCACCGG encodes:
- a CDS encoding ArsR/SmtB family transcription factor translates to MSKQELEVIGQDAACCPGLSAAPLDETQAADLAKVFKALGDPVRLRLMSMIASRGQGGEVCVCELTPAFELSQPTISHHLKLLRQAGLIDCERRGTWVYYWVLPGVLDGLAAFLTTSTQPARADA
- the arsM gene encoding arsenite methyltransferase, with translation MNQPNTTTDLRETVRQRYAAAAVKVAEGSSGCCGPEPVEDDDNFGSTLYAADDRAVLPAEAVAASLGCGNPTAVADLRAGEVVLDLGSGGGIDVLLSARRVGPTGKAYGLDMTDEMLALALANAAKAGATNVEFLKGTIEAIPLPANTVDVVISNCVINLSTDKPAVFAETYRVLKPGGRFGVSDVVADDTLTPDQRAERGDYVGCIAGALSFAEYRAGLEAAGFTDVEITPTHAVADGMHSAIIRAAKPAAATGTDTLTTTAADDACCGVTACCTPAEQATDPSATVSEAKSAAGCACQS
- a CDS encoding DUF5958 family protein; amino-acid sequence: MGLNVVVGVLGNAEDNHTSMVRAELVAIGKLLERAGAPQWAEPELDDGEGADFEAWGCAGLHTVGRLAVRLAASERLPKKARGGYRLRPRSASWNHQAMTETSRDDGHTFRREIERVVNEIAQGLRTLDDGSGWFSGLAPTRRQEVLQEVAGYAMQAHITSADGRAGVAKSGVKPTANPSVMICMDPPRYGFASLPANEHVKAFRVLVSVFTVADTRRRETYCKGTCGHAWHNLPAENVQP